atatatggaaaaaaaaactataaaatatttactaaaagtaaaaacaataaatgaaatgagTTATACAcccttaaaaaatatatatgtgcaaATCGTAAATGGAGCatgtaattttgtaaaaattataaataaaagtttatcaAGTCGAGAACTATTGAGCCTAAGTTTAGATTGGTGACATTTACAGAGCTGCctaattacaaattaaatataattacagAAACTAGATAAGAATCCGGATGGATAGAGATGTCATTTGGCCACTTATTGCATATATACTCTTTCACTGGAACTTTTCTGTGAGTCCTCGGGTCTTGATGGCCATTTCCGACAGATGCTGTTGCAGCAATCTCTTGTTGACCTTTTCCCTGttgaaaaaacgaaaaaatgaaCACATAGGCAAATATAAGAGTAAGCCTTTCTCACTTGATTATTAGAGCAGTGTAGCGCGTTTTATCCGCGTCGGTTATGAGCTGGGTGGGAAAATTGGGAGTTGCCATTAGGGACTTCATCCAAACAGCCATCTCAGCGGCATATTTCCTGTTCATGGCGAGAAGGATGTCTGCAAACTTGTCCACCTGCGATCGCGGCGTTAGGTAGCCAACACACATCATCGTCGTGTACAGCGTCTGCTCGCCAGTGGTCAGGACGACTTCGGTGGCGTGGGTGTGGTTACGGGACTGCATCACAAAGTGGGTTAGAAACTGTATGCTGTTTCGGATGGCTCCACTCTCCGGTAAAGTCATTCCACGCTGTGCGTAAAAGACTAGTCGATCGTAGGCCAGTGTCGTGTCCTCCAACACTTGGGGAATTTTCTTAATGATCTGGGTCAGACAGCCGAAGAAGGTTTCCATAGTGTCCGAAATGTTTGAAAAGTTCTGCTCGGGGGTGCTCTCAAACAGCTTAAAGCTGTGTTGAATGAACTCCCTCAGAAGCTGCTGCATCAGCGGCTTGCAGCCCTCGTCCTTAAAGAACATAACAATGGCCTGAAACAGGGGATTTAAATAGAAACCTAATTTTTTTGCAATGTATTGGAAAGGCTCACCGTTTTGGATATTTCCAAAGTAGGAGCGCAACATCGGGTCTGAAAGCTGGCCACAATAAAGAGACAAAGATCCTGTAGCATAGGCTGGAAGCTGCTCCTTAAATTCGTAATCGCATGTTTCATCGCGCTGCAAGCGGCCTATGATACCGATGCGCAAACgattaaatttgattatttatatataataggTGTGCTTATTTCCGTACCTCCAGGACATCGATCTCCTCCACCCACATCTCAGCGATTCTTTTAAAGATGGGCATCGTTCGCTGCATGACGAGGAGAACCGGTTGCACAACCGGTTGGTCCGTCTTCTCTTCATCCACATCCGTGTTCAGCGACGAGAAGAGAGTGGAGATCATATTGAGCCGGAAGATTGTGCGAATTCGAGCAGCCGGAGTTTTCTAGTAGAAGAAAAGTAATGGTTAAATTTTAATCACATTTTCCTAAAAATGTAACTACTAGGTGGTATAAATTATAGAGTGTATTGTCTGATTTGCTTAGAACATATTTACTCACCGAATCTGCCTGACAAATGGCCTGTAGCTCTTCAAAGCACGGACTAACGATGATATCCAAGTACTTGGGTATTTCCTCCGGCTGCAACAGGCTCATTAGCTTTCCGATGCTGAACATAAGCCTTACCGAATCCGAGTTCTTCATACGGCCCGTGTTCAGGGAAGCGTGGCATGCGTTTAGTAGCGGATCCGCGTACGgcttcagctgcagctgaCAATCACGGCACAGCTCCTTCAGGCCGAGCGTCGCTTGTGCTGACATCGAGGAGTTCAGGCCGCGCACCAGTAGGTTAATGGCTGGCGGAATGTACGCAGGGTTCTCCATCAGCCAATTGCAATAGGAGCCAATTGTCTCCAGCGCAGTGCCCAGTAGCTTGACATTAAGCTTCTCGTAGGGAATCTCTGCCAGCACTCTCATCAGCCTGGGTATTTGCCGCACTTCCTCGCCGCCAAAGTGTTCGGCCACCGACTGAAAGGAATAGATGCACGCCTCCAGCTTTGTCCAGTGGGCGGGATGTCTTTGCAGATCAGCAATGGCCTCGTCCAGCATGGCAGCCAGAATCTCCAAGATATAGGCATTTAACACGTCATAGCAATACAtctgaaaaaaataaagttaaagcCCAATTATGCCTGTTACTCATTAAACACGGTAGTCAGGCACTCACAAAGGTATCGGATATATCTTGTCTGTAGCACCTGAAGCATTCCAAATCATCCGAGCTCCACTTGGCGAGAGACTTTTCGTCTGGCTGCTCTGACTTTCTCACTAGTATTCTGGTTAGGTGGGCGTACAATGGTTTGATGTACTCCCAGCACTTGCGTTTCTGCTCATCGTTTGACATGGCAAACACTTCATCTTGCAGCATATACCAAAACGCCAGGGCCATAGTGCTGCAGGACTCCTCCACGGGATAGATGCCTGGCTTGTCTGTGCAGTGGAGAATCTCCTGCACAATACGGTGCACGAGGAGCGACAGTTCCGGATCCGCGGACGTAATTCCGCTGAGCAACAGCGTCGAATGCCGCTCCACGGACGACACGAACAGCATGTAGATATGTACAATAATGTCCTCGTTGTCATTCTCCCTCTTCCACTCCGTCTTTGTGATTTCGGATAGCGAATCCAGGAACATTTTTATAAGCACAAAAGCCGTCTTTGGGTAGTTGTGGCAGTCCGGCTGGATGATGATGTTTACCAATGTCTTCAGACAGGATTCAGCCAGCTCGTTCTCATCGGCGGTCATGCAGCCGTCGCCTGCGTGTATGCAGGGCCAGTAGCACTTGTGGACCACTTCCAGGAGCACGGCGGTGATGGTGACGCAGCCCTCGATAGTGTAGCCGATGTTTCTGTCGGAGTTGGAAGTTCAATGAGAATATGTTAATTATAATTGTGTAAATTAAATACTCACTTGATCCAGGTGCCGACGCACTTGACGGCCCTGTTCATGTTGCTGTACGTCTCGGCATCCCACACGCGGTTCATCTGCAGCTTCAGATATCGCTCAACGGTCTGGATGACCAGTTGGACTCGCTTGCCGAGCTCGGCGCGCAGAACAACCCGCTTGACAGACGTGTGGATGACCTGTGCTTCCTCGGGAATGGCGGTCAGTACCTCCAGCATGATCCACAACTGCACATCGGCGCTGACATTTGGCATCCGTTGGTTCTGAAACGTGTTGATCACCTCCTCGATGGCGCCGGGCCATTCGCCCAGCATGTGGACGATGTAGGCGCCCAGCGAGATGCATAGCCGGTTAAGGACGATCTTCGGCCCGCCAGCGAAGCGGACGATGGACTCGAGGATCTTCTGCTTCAACTCCTCGCGATTTTCGGGCGGCACTTCGTGCCAGTGCTTCATGAGCTTGGAGTGCAACGTGATGGCGCCGAAGAACTGCACCTCCTGACTCTGCGTGGGTGGTCGGGCGATTGGGTGGCGGTGGGAGGCGAGCGGTGCATGAGTATACATATCCGGGTAATTGATGCATTGATGCGCAGGTCCTGCGGGGTACTCACCTTGCCGAGCTGCATTAGCTGCCAAGAAAACTGCCAGGCCTGAGGACTGGCCTCCGCATCGGTAAGCCATTCATGGGTGATCGCCTGGTTCTGCGAGTTCGACCGGTAGAAGGACACGACCGCCTCCTCTAGACGCGCTATGTCGATGGGCTCCATGTGAaatggctgctgttgcttctgctgctgctactgctgctgctgccgagAGGCAGGCTCCTGTCCGCTAATCCTCGGGTGGTGGTTTTCCTTGCAGCTGCCTGTGGGCACTGGAGGTGCTAGTGTGACCGTCGCGCGCAGCTGCAAATTGCCTCGCAAATAGAGTGAAAGGTCACTCCATTTCCCACTTTGCCGCGCTTTTTTCTCAGTCgtgtataatatttaaatataaatatgtatttaatgtaatataactctaaagaaattaaaaattataacgCTTGGATTTTAACAActttcattcacttttaattttttaactttggaaaaccaaaaacgttCAACAATCGAAACTAAAACGAAGTTGCCAGAAGCAGTAGCGAAGTTTGGAGCAACGTTCGGTGATGAATTCCTTACTTTCCTCGTCGATATACACCTCTATAACGACGTTGTCGCAAAACTGAGCGACCTGCCGCTCCACATCATTGCAGTCCAGGGTGGAGCGCTTGACCACGGCCCACTTGTTGGTGTCTAGGCCCGGGTTCTGCGACTCCAGTAACGCGAAGATCACACACAGCGACTTGCTCGGGCTGACCAGCGGCAGGACGAACGTCGTCCTCAGGAGGCCAAAGAACTCGATTAAAGGCTGGCAGGAGTGCGGCGGGCACATACCATCGACGGCTGACATGACCCATTGGGCCGTTTCCTCATCCTCGCAGACCACCAACATGCTGGAGTCGAATGTCTGCGTTGAAGCACACTCACTGAAATTGAGTTCGCTAACGCTCGCTCCGCTCTCCTCGAATAGAGAATGAAAGTGGTCCATCAGGGCAAGGGTGTCCACACCGTCCGCGTCCGGATTCTGGTTGGTTATTACCAGACCGTATCGCCGGTTCTCGGGCATTGTGTTCGCATACGGCGGCCTGGTATCCCTCTTTCTACAATTCTTCGGCATGCAGCAGTccgtttttctatttttgcaCTCGGCCAGTTGCTCcactgcgctgctgctggtgctcgGCTCTGACTTGCACGCCATTACTTGTATCTTGGAACCAAAAATGGAGTCCATGCTTCCGGGTGGCTTGTCAGAGAGCAGATTCTGCTGCGGAATCACTTTGACCACATTCATTAGGTTGCTCCTAATTCTGTAAAAAGAAATGTCGAGTAGaacttttattttgtagttattaCCCATACCTTTTAGCGGCAGACTCTTCATCGGAGGCGCTTACCCGCCTCTTTCGCGCTTCCGAGCTGGCGCTCGTGCTGGCGGATTCAAAGCTGGTGTTCGTCTTGTTGGACGCACTCGATGCGGAGGAATCCTGAGAGTCGGACGCCTCACAGAAATGAGGTAGCCTGTCGACAGGCAGAAGCATAGAGCTCTTGGGCAAGTTGAGAAAGTCTTGTTGGCTTTTTCCCTCAGGAATAGTATAGAACTGAAGAAAGCCCACGAATGATTTCTCGTGATACAGCGAAAAGGCTGTGCCATTAAGCGTCGTCGCCGGGGAAGTGGAATCGTTTTTGTCTTGGACGCGGAGCAGATTGGTAATGTATTCTTCGTTTTCGAGAGACTTGTGGAAGCTCTTTACGTTCAGTCGAGCCAATGGAAGACCCACCTTCACCTCCAGTTTTTGCTTCAATTCACCGATGGTCGCATTGTTCTTGAGCTCGAACATTTCCGGCTTCTATATGGgattgataaataaaaatgtattatttataattacaattaaGACGAtccaaaaatatgtatgtgcgtGTGCTTAAGAAAACTGTTCAATGCTGCAAAATAATTGAACTCATACCAAGCTTGCGTTTCCATCGGCATCAAATTTTACTTTAACGAACATTTTATGTAAGagattaaaatttaaattaacaattgttttaataacaaaataagttTGGTTCCAATTGGAATATTCAAGACTTCACTTAGCTGATGCGCTTTTTTATTGGAGAATATTTAACGGTTCTTTACACAaaagcttttgttttactgTAAGTCTGGTACTTTAGGGCACTGTGTATTTAGAGATTTGTTTACGATTtgtaatacatatttttaagttCTTACCTTGCCCTCGTCCTTGCAATACTTCGCTTCAATGTTAGCTACTACAAACaccattttgattttgttaaaGATTTTCTATAAAATAACACATTCGGATTTTGAATTGACCCTAGAAAACAGGCACTCTACAACACTGGTTTTGCGGCATTTCTGTTTACGAATCGAGTGGAAAGCGAAACTGAGTGTTTGtcgaatgaaaataaatgaaataacctATAAGATGGCGGGCAAACGTGTTTTGGTCATCGATAATGGATCCTACGAGTGCCGCGTGGGTTGGAGCGACTCCAAAGAGCCGGAGCTGCGCTTCCGCAATGTGCTGACCAAGCCTCGCAAGGATCGCAAAAAGGAAGCAGCTACTCAGCACATCTCCTCCGAAGGATCCTCCTCGCAGGCAGCGGTGGAGCAATCTGCTGAGGTCCAGGTGGGCAACGACATCACCAATATCGAGGCTGTGCGTGCGCATCTGAAGAGTCCGTTCGAGCGGAACGTGATAACCAACTGGAATCACCAGGAGCAGATCTTCGACTACATATTCACCAAGATGGGATTCGAGGGACAAGATAAGATCGACCACCCAATCATCCTCACAGAGGCGCTGGCCAACCCCAACTTCTGCCGCCAGCAGATGAACGAGCTGCTCTTCGAGTGCTACGGCATTCCGGCTGTATCCTACGGCATTGATGCGCTCTACAGCTGGAAACACAATcagcaaaagcagaaaaaggTCAGAGGTCCTTTCAATTTCTTATTTCAAACTAATACGAAAATTCCCTTAGATATCCGATGCCCTGATTATTTCCTTTGGCTACAGCACCACCCACGTCATTCCCGTGTTAGATGGCAAACTCCAGCTGGAGCATGTGCGTCGCCTGAATGTAGGTGGCTACCACATCATCACCTACCTCTTCCGCCTCATGCAAATGAAGTATCCCGTCCATCTGAATGCCATCACTATCAGTCGAATAGAGAAACTGGTCCATGAGCACTGCCACATTGCTGTGGATTACAGGGAGGAGCTGGTGCAATGGGCCCAGATGGACTACTACGATGAGCACATCATGAAAATTCAACTGCCATACAATGCGGTTACCGCCACTAATGCCATGCTCACCGCTgagcagaagcaggagaagcGCCGCGAACTGGCCCATCGTCTGTTGGAAATCAAGAATCGCCGCGAGCGGGAGAAACTCCGCGAGGATGAGCAGCAGTTATTCGTCTACAACAAGCTGAGACAACTGTACGAGCAgaaaaagctggaaaagttTGAGCGAGCcttgcagcaacagcagatcGGTACTTTGGAGGACTTGGATTCGCTCATTGCCACCATAAAGTCGCGCATTAAGCGTGTGCAGGATAGGGCTCAGAGTGCCCCACGTCCCAGCAAGCAGCAGGAGAAGCTGGACAAGATGCCAAAACCTCCAGAGGGAATGTCCCAGGCGGACTGGTTGGCTGAAGTCCATGACAAACGGGAGAAAATACTCGGGCGCAAGCAGGcccgccagcagcagcgctcCGACCAGGCCAAGCGGCACACCCACGCGGCGCAAGAGCGGATGCGAATCATTTCATCACTGGCCAAAAACGAGAAGCGGCGCAAGGCGAAtggcgaggaggaggatgatgGCTTTGGGATGAACGACAATGACTGGGACGTGTACAAACGGATCAATCGCTACAACGACGATAGCGACTCGGATGCAGATAACGAAAAGTTACTGCAGTTCGATAAAATCCTAAATCACTATGATGCCAACTTCGACGGCAATTCTAATGTTCCGGCACAGAGTGCCGCCGAAAACTACCAGCTGCACTTTGGGGTGGAAAACATCCGCGTGCCGGAGGTCCTGTTCCAGCCCAGCATGATTGGCTGCTCAGAGGCAGGCCTAGCTGAACTAATAGCATTTGTGCTGAAGCTCTTTTCCGCTGATAAGCAGCAGCGCCTGGTTGAGCACGTGTACCTAACCGGCGGCTGTGCCCAGTTCAGGGGCCTCAAGGAGCGTCTGATTAAGGAGCTGATGGAAATGCGACCGTTCCAGTCAAAGTTTGCCATCTACGAGTCGGATGAGCCCACTTTAAGCGCCTGGCTGGGAGCATGTGTGCACGCAGGAGAGCCCAACTTTGGGCAATCGCTGACCACTCGCCAGGACCACCAGGAACATGGCAGAGAGTTCTTTCGTGAACACACGGCTAGCAATCTCTTTTATCCTACACCAAAAgattaacatttatttgaaagAACCGAAAAATATATGTAGACGCTTAAAACAGAAGCTCGGTAACATCATTGCCGAAAAGTAGGTTCCAGGACTTGGGCACTGTGAGTTTAAAACTGCCATCGCCCCCGTTACGCAGCTGAAGGAA
This genomic stretch from Drosophila yakuba strain Tai18E2 chromosome 3R, Prin_Dyak_Tai18E2_2.1, whole genome shotgun sequence harbors:
- the LOC6535515 gene encoding actin-related protein 5 → MLATTNTILILLKIFYKITHSDFELTLENRHSTTLVLRHFCLRIEWKAKLSVCRMKINEITYKMAGKRVLVIDNGSYECRVGWSDSKEPELRFRNVLTKPRKDRKKEAATQHISSEGSSSQAAVEQSAEVQVGNDITNIEAVRAHLKSPFERNVITNWNHQEQIFDYIFTKMGFEGQDKIDHPIILTEALANPNFCRQQMNELLFECYGIPAVSYGIDALYSWKHNQQKQKKISDALIISFGYSTTHVIPVLDGKLQLEHVRRLNVGGYHIITYLFRLMQMKYPVHLNAITISRIEKLVHEHCHIAVDYREELVQWAQMDYYDEHIMKIQLPYNAVTATNAMLTAEQKQEKRRELAHRLLEIKNRREREKLREDEQQLFVYNKLRQLYEQKKLEKFERALQQQQIGTLEDLDSLIATIKSRIKRVQDRAQSAPRPSKQQEKLDKMPKPPEGMSQADWLAEVHDKREKILGRKQARQQQRSDQAKRHTHAAQERMRIISSLAKNEKRRKANGEEEDDGFGMNDNDWDVYKRINRYNDDSDSDADNEKLLQFDKILNHYDANFDGNSNVPAQSAAENYQLHFGVENIRVPEVLFQPSMIGCSEAGLAELIAFVLKLFSADKQQRLVEHVYLTGGCAQFRGLKERLIKELMEMRPFQSKFAIYESDEPTLSAWLGACVHAGEPNFGQSLTTRQDHQEHGREFFREHTASNLFYPTPKD
- the LOC6535514 gene encoding uncharacterized protein LOC6535514 isoform X1, producing the protein MVFVVANIEAKYCKDEGKKPEMFELKNNATIGELKQKLEVKVGLPLARLNVKSFHKSLENEEYITNLLRVQDKNDSTSPATTLNGTAFSLYHEKSFVGFLQFYTIPEGKSQQDFLNLPKSSMLLPVDRLPHFCEASDSQDSSASSASNKTNTSFESASTSASSEARKRRVSASDEESAAKRIRSNLMNVVKVIPQQNLLSDKPPGSMDSIFGSKIQVMACKSEPSTSSSAVEQLAECKNRKTDCCMPKNCRKRDTRPPYANTMPENRRYGLVITNQNPDADGVDTLALMDHFHSLFEESGASVSELNFSECASTQTFDSSMLVVCEDEETAQWVMSAVDGMCPPHSCQPLIEFFGLLRTTFVLPLVSPSKSLCVIFALLESQNPGLDTNKWAVVKRSTLDCNDVERQVAQFCDNVVIEVYIDEESKEFITERCSKLRYCFWQLRFSFDC
- the LOC6535513 gene encoding importin-13 is translated as MEPIDIARLEEAVVSFYRSNSQNQAITHEWLTDAEASPQAWQFSWQLMQLGKSQEVQFFGAITLHSKLMKHWHEVPPENREELKQKILESIVRFAGGPKIVLNRLCISLGAYIVHMLGEWPGAIEEVINTFQNQRMPNVSADVQLWIMLEVLTAIPEEAQVIHTSVKRVVLRAELGKRVQLVIQTVERYLKLQMNRVWDAETYSNMNRAVKCVGTWIKNIGYTIEGCVTITAVLLEVVHKCYWPCIHAGDGCMTADENELAESCLKTLVNIIIQPDCHNYPKTAFVLIKMFLDSLSEITKTEWKRENDNEDIIVHIYMLFVSSVERHSTLLLSGITSADPELSLLVHRIVQEILHCTDKPGIYPVEESCSTMALAFWYMLQDEVFAMSNDEQKRKCWEYIKPLYAHLTRILVRKSEQPDEKSLAKWSSDDLECFRCYRQDISDTFMYCYDVLNAYILEILAAMLDEAIADLQRHPAHWTKLEACIYSFQSVAEHFGGEEVRQIPRLMRVLAEIPYEKLNVKLLGTALETIGSYCNWLMENPAYIPPAINLLVRGLNSSMSAQATLGLKELCRDCQLQLKPYADPLLNACHASLNTGRMKNSDSVRLMFSIGKLMSLLQPEEIPKYLDIIVSPCFEELQAICQADSKTPAARIRTIFRLNMISTLFSSLNTDVDEEKTDQPVVQPVLLVMQRTMPIFKRIAEMWVEEIDVLEAACSAMKHAITNLRSSFQPMLQDLCLFIVASFQTRCCAPTLEISKTAIVMFFKDEGCKPLMQQLLREFIQHSFKLFESTPEQNFSNISDTMETFFGCLTQIIKKIPQVLEDTTLAYDRLVFYAQRGMTLPESGAIRNSIQFLTHFVMQSRNHTHATEVVLTTGEQTLYTTMMCVGYLTPRSQVDKFADILLAMNRKYAAEMAVWMKSLMATPNFPTQLITDADKTRYTALIIKEKVNKRLLQQHLSEMAIKTRGLTEKFQ
- the LOC6535514 gene encoding uncharacterized protein LOC6535514 isoform X2 — encoded protein: MFVKVKFDADGNASLKPEMFELKNNATIGELKQKLEVKVGLPLARLNVKSFHKSLENEEYITNLLRVQDKNDSTSPATTLNGTAFSLYHEKSFVGFLQFYTIPEGKSQQDFLNLPKSSMLLPVDRLPHFCEASDSQDSSASSASNKTNTSFESASTSASSEARKRRVSASDEESAAKRIRSNLMNVVKVIPQQNLLSDKPPGSMDSIFGSKIQVMACKSEPSTSSSAVEQLAECKNRKTDCCMPKNCRKRDTRPPYANTMPENRRYGLVITNQNPDADGVDTLALMDHFHSLFEESGASVSELNFSECASTQTFDSSMLVVCEDEETAQWVMSAVDGMCPPHSCQPLIEFFGLLRTTFVLPLVSPSKSLCVIFALLESQNPGLDTNKWAVVKRSTLDCNDVERQVAQFCDNVVIEVYIDEESKEFITERCSKLRYCFWQLRFSFDC